A single region of the Amphiura filiformis chromosome 7, Afil_fr2py, whole genome shotgun sequence genome encodes:
- the LOC140156466 gene encoding LOW QUALITY PROTEIN: uncharacterized protein (The sequence of the model RefSeq protein was modified relative to this genomic sequence to represent the inferred CDS: inserted 1 base in 1 codon; substituted 1 base at 1 genomic stop codon), with amino-acid sequence MESMIRNQLMAFMKEHIVIKDEQHGFRQGRSCVTQLLEIMEIWTKLLEEGANIDVVYLDFRKAFDSVPHQRLLKKAKAHGINGKLIRWIESFLVGRRQRVSVNGEKSAWASVKSGIPQGSVLGPILFILNINDLPNVVSSLVMFADDTKVFFGKHIGTIANKATRVVGVIKRTFDHMDEHVFKTLYKSMVRPHLEYANRVWSPYLKRDIDXLEKVQRRATKIVPSLRDMPYATRLMLLDLPTLAYRRLRGDLIQVYKILHELQDIEVXKMFDMTRNVEGLRGHDLKINKQRCFLRLRQNCFSQRVCNVWNKLPAAVVHAQSTNIFKNGIDEFLTKHIDMFSFSGFSAQDQIMWTSR; translated from the exons ATGGAATCAATGATAAGAAACCAGCTCATGGCATTCATGAAGGAGCATATTGTCATCAAAGACGAGCAACATGGGTTTAGGCAAGGCCGTTCGTGCGTAACTCAACTTCTAGAGATTATGGAGATTTGGACAAAACTACTAGAAGAAGGTGCTAACATTGATGTAGTGTATTTAGATTTCCGCAAGGCTTTTGACTCAGTTCCCCATCAGCGCCTTTTGAAGAAAGCCAAAGCACATGGGATAAACGGCAAGTTGATTCGCTGGATTGAAAGTTTCCTGGTTGGACGCAGACAACGAGTATCGGTAAATGGAGAGAAGTCAGCATGGGCCTCAGTGAAAAGCGGTATTCCACAAGGCAGTGTCCTTGGGCCAATACTTTTCATACTTAACATCAATGATCTGCCAAATGTGGTGAGCAGTTTAGTAATGTTTGCAGACGATACCAAGGTGTTCTTCGGTAAGCACATAGGAACAATAGCAAATAAGGCAACCAGAGTTGTTGGTGTGATTAAGAGAACTTTTGACCACATGGATGAGCATGTATTCAAGACACTATACAAGTCCATGGTTCGTCCGCATTTGGAGTATGCGAATAGGGTATGGAGCCCCTACTTGAAGAGAGATATTGATTAACTTGAGAAAGTACAGCGGAGGGCAACGAAAATTGTACCATCACTACGAGATATGCCATATGCTACAAGATTGATGCTTTTGGATCTACCGACACTGGCTTATAGAAGACTTCGGGGTGACCTCATCCAAGTATACAAGATTCTGCATGAACTACAAGATATTGAAG TGAAGATGTTTGATATGACGAGAAATGTAGAAGGCCTGAGAGGTCATGATCTGAAGATTAATAAGCAGAGATGTTTTTTGAGGTTACGGCAAAACTGCTTCTCACAGAGAGTGTGTAATGTGTGGAACAAACTCCCAGCAGCTGTTGTTCATGCCCAATCCACCAACATCTTCAAGAATGGTATTGATGAGTTTCTCACCAAACATATTGACATGTTTAGCTTCTCCGGGTTTTCAGCACAGGACCAAATTATGTGGACATCCAGATAA
- the LOC140156243 gene encoding uncharacterized protein, with amino-acid sequence MTSHKMLCRFLLQFHTILSFSSLIMCCQLLPSDPNQLSDFEVKQHDHITMVCQFRTTDNTEQVIAWKHTTTLEKQFGFPVAYGASVFDSSLNLAVETRYTSSGEVQSSLTISKLFFELHKGLYWCELYGNQYCNMTGLPRLESGTASLIVNFHPGPRYPECFNKTDGDWTELRCCFEWAQPFPFVEWEYDGSENDYLDPVRNDYYCKVAKVSSSYKHPIRCILCSRDKFPDYNAHCWSKPVEEEMTEPQNLCTIPQPSQLTTPPPQLTTTLSSEELSLVIIPIFWHIPHGLQEIMLTVKNEVHLIKPQGEEWITLVCLQKQRDNEQISSTCSPDILNLGVEVGLSHGVLINQTHIDIMTATLACSIEIALHISDTKYVLSGISNLMVSENYNSYKELLTLRDGDQKLVPSSISSYCTRTNYGDNSEIMNVVGLVFAILFVVALIILVLYFAIIARFRPTDDNEMPTIRNKNNTGKC; translated from the exons ATGACATCGCACAAAATGCTGTGCCGATTTCTTTTACAATTTCACACAATACTAAGTTTTTCTTCCCTCATAATGTGTTGTCAGTTATTACCCAGTGATCCGAATCAACTGAGTGACTTTGAAGTCAAGCAACATGATCATATAACTATGGTTTGTCAATTTAGAACAACAGACAATACAGAGCAAGTAATCGCTTGGAAACATACGACAACTCTAGAAAAACAATTTGGATTTCCAGTGGCGTATGGTGCAAGTGTTTTCGATTCCAGTCTTAATCTTGCAGTTGAAACAAG GTACACTTCCAGTGGGGAAGTACAATCAAGCCTGACCATTTCGAAGCTGTTTTTCGAACTACATAAGGGTCTGTACTGGTGTGAGCTGTATGGAAACCAGTACTGCAATATGACAGGACTTCCTAGACTTGAGTCTGGCACAGCAAGTCTCATAGTAAACTTCCACCCTGGACCACGCTATCCCGAATGTTTTAATAAGACTGATGGTGATTGGACTGAGCTCAGATGTTGCTTTGAGTGGGCTCAACCATTTCCATTTGTGGAATGGGAATATGATGGAAGTGAAAATGATTATTTGGATCCAGTAAGAAATGACTACTACTGTAAAGTTGCAAAAGTGAGCAGTTCCTACAAACATCCTATCAGATGTATTTTGTGCAGTAGAGACAAATTCCCTGACTATAATGCACACTGTTGGTCTAAACCAGTGGAGGAGGAAATGACGGAACCACAAAATCTCTGCACTATTCCACAACCATCGCAGCTAACAACACCACCACCACAATTGACAACAACACTGAGTTCAGAAGAACTTTCTTTAGTAATCATTCCAATCTTTTGGCATATTCCACATGGGCTTCAAGAAATTATGCTGACAGTGAAAAATGAAGTACACCTTATCAAACCACAGGGTGAAGAATGGATCACACTAGTTTGTCTCCAGAAGCAAAGAGACAACGAGCAGATCTCTTCCACATGTTCACCAGATATTCTTAATCTTGGTGTGGAAGTTGGTCTTTCTCATGGAGTGCTAATCAACCAAACGCATATTGATATCATGACAGCTACACTAGCATGCAGTATTGAAATAGCATTACATATATCGGACACCAAATATGTATTGTCTGGTATTTCGAATCTAATGGTATCTGAGAATTATAATTCTTACAAAGAGCTGCTGACATTAAGAGATGGAGACCAAAAATTGGTTCCATCATCAATTTCCTCCTACTGTACAAGAACAAATTACGGAGACAATAGTGAAATTATGAATGTTGTGGGATTAGTTTTTGCAATACTTTTTGTTGTAGCCTTAATAATCCTAGTGTTGTACTTTGCAATAATCGCAAGATTTCGACCAACTGATGACAATGAAATGCCCACTATCAGGAACAAGAACAACACTGGGAAATGTTGA